The Nematostella vectensis chromosome 11, jaNemVect1.1, whole genome shotgun sequence nucleotide sequence AGATCACGCGATTCGTCTACCTCTCTAGTTCACAGGGGCTATTTAAATAACAGCAAGTTGCTTCGAGGGTATGATTTGACAAAGGCAGGAGAAACTATGTTTGTTGGGCTAAGTTCAGACAATAAACCACGATTTCCCCTCTAATTCGGTTGAAATACCCCTTGTGTTACGACGCGCTCTTGGTTTTTGCTTAGAAGCCCCGACGCGCTAGCCGAAACCTGCACTAGCCCCGTGGCGCGCGTTACATTCCCCAACGCACTAGCCGAGACCTGCACGACTAGCTCCGTGGCGCGCGAACAGTCCCCGACGCGCTAGCCGAAACCTGCACGACTAGCTCCGTGGCGCGCGAACAGTCCCCGACGCGCTAGCCGAAACCTGCACGACTAGCCCTTGACAATGGTGATTAACTTGCAATTTTTTTAGTgtcttttattaaaattttcatttttgcaTATAAAAATTAAGGACAATAATTAGAGAGCTGACCCCTTTGGCTAAAAGAGTTCGCtgagacatgacggaaaaaccctgAACATGCGCACTTTGAAGAGATGGAGGAAagatacaatttcttacaatggccatcagttccttgcattccggactgattttcccttttcaaaacacaaaaaatgagtggccgaaatgcacataccctgattttggctttttaataatttttttttcttgatcatccttgcgctatgtatgggctcagggacCAAAACCCCAAATTTCAATaatactttacaaaaagtcgcatcaatttaaaaaaagtcgcattttatattttatttcatattactcactaagttaTTAAGGGAATTTTATtccgccttatttgatgtgaaatgagcttattggaaacgtcaagtcatgttttttcGCGCTGCTGATCGGTGACAATGGCAGATCGTAAAATTGTAATTACCCTGAATGGACCATCGCCTCCTGCATTGTGCGTGATGCCGTTGctattttctttgtatttcaaGTAAAAAGCATATCCCAAGATGAAGTAGACGAGATCGGCCAGTCCCTCCGCATAAAATACGACGTTCTTGACAATTTCATCGACGCAGACAAGAAATACTTAGCCCGCGTTACCCTTAGCAACACTGGACGGCTGAACATCACTAGAGGCAATTGGGGGCTGTATTTCTGCAGCATACGTATCATAGAGCCAGACCACCTCCCGCATAACCCTAGCGGTTACGTTATACCGGGAGGATCTGGGATCAAAGTCACTCATGTGAATGGCTGTTTGCATAAGTTGGAGCCGACGAGTGCGTTTAAGGGTGTGGCCACAGGGCGGGAACTGGTACTAGAATTCAAGGTACGAACAAGAGTATGTACCTGTTTCACCAGAAATACACATAGACATCTTATCTCTCCACTAGAATCTGAAATTTAAACAAAGGGAATCTAAAATGTGtttcttaaaaaatattttttctcaaaaagattttttgcTTCCTTTTTCACGGGCAGTTTGGTTGCTCGATTTTAAGAGTCTCTTGTCGATTATCACGGGACACGGATGTTACTTTTCTTTGCGAAGGATTTCTTTTTCGACTTTTACCAAGAGGGAAGGggaagagggagggggaggggggtcttGGGTTGCCCAGCCTCCTGCCATTGTGGCTTTCGTATCAAGGCTGTTTATTATCAGTTTAAAGATCTATTAAAAGGTAAGGTGAACAAAAGAACTACTAAAGGCAGTACACAAAACCTTTGGCTCAGATCAAATTTAGTGATATTTGCACCCACTATTAGGGAACTCTCCCCACAATCAACTCTCGCTTTGCGGTCATCCCGCTATTACGAACACTCCGCTATAACGGACACCTCGCTATAACGGACACCTCGCTATAACGAACACCTCGCTATTACATACACCTCGCTATAACGAACACCTCGCTATTACAAGCACCTTCCTATTACGGACACGTCGTTATTACTGACATCTCATTATTACGGTCATCTCGCTATTAtggacacctcgttattacggaCATCTCATTATAACGGATATCTCATTATTACGGACATCTCATTATTACGGATATCTCATTATAACGGACACCTCATTATTACGGACATCTCGCTATTATGGACACCTGGTTATAACGGACACAAATATAATCCCATAAGAAACCTAAGTAAAATGAGTTAATTATCTCCCATTATCAAGGACGCTAAATTACAGTCCCGAAGCCGTCCGCAATAGCAAAAGTCGACTGCCTTCGACATGACAACTGATGTCAACAAGCCAAGCATTTGACAGAGTTGTTATCCTTTTTCTGCAGGTGAAATATTTCGCAGTTGCCCGTACCGATATTCCCCCAAACTGGTACATCGCCGCACCTTCCCTGAAACCCCAGATAATCAACAACACTGCAGGCGGGGCACTAGACTTTGTCGGTGACTTTAAAACCCCAAGACAATACAAGCGCTGTACTGTGGATAAATATCACCCATATTCACCCGAAGAGAGATACGATAAGGTGGATATTGAGGATTTGGGTGAAGCGCCGTTGCTGCTTGTTCCCTCGCCGGTCTCGATTACAGGACCTTGTGGGACATCAAGGGTGGTCTTGAACGAGAGCGAGTGGAGGATTGTTTATGATGAGCCTCTGACCGAAGAGGCAGAGTACTTGGCAGGCGAGCATCCATAGAATCCATATAACAGTCCCAAAGCAATAGTGGGCTTTCCCTGAAAGATCACATGACCGTTTGCGTGACAAATGaacacagaaatgactgcacccaacacgcaaaaaaaaacgagaaacATATAAAgctttaaatgaaaaaaggaCTTTTTGAAATACATTTTGGAGGCTTATTTGTAAGCGCTAAAtcagttgctttttgttgctgttattttgtaCCTAAAAGCCTGACCGCGCGATggtttgccactcaaaaagtcgTGTGATCTTTTAGCGCCACAAGTCCCCAATTGTCATCAACATCCCCATTATAAAGAATATCGTAAAAATTCAATATcattacatcatcatcatcatcatcatcatcaacaacaacattgaCATCATCTGTATCATGACTATcgccgtcatcatcatcatcatctcatcATCATAATAAGACAGttgtcataatcatcattttttatctttataatCCTTGCTTCAATCATGATCACTATGATCaacttcatcatcattatcagtcATCGTCATCTCTCATACCGCCACCACTACTGTTTATCTTCAATGAGAAAACCATTGTATCCATTGCGCCATTACCATGATCAACGTCATTACTAGTTATCCCTCCCTTCAACCCCACCACTGctatcatcatgatcatcatcaccatcatccatCACATTTCAATCAATGACTGTTGTTTTTCTAGATGGTCTGAAAGAGCCTGAGGCTAACGCATGGAAAATCTGTGATGTTATGAAACTCTAGAGTCTGAGCTAAATTTTTTAGATGGCCGACAGCAAAATaacgtagtaaacacgaactcctgcaagtttacgtttATTCTCGACGTTTGTATTAGCTTCTGGGGTGAAAAAAGTTTTGGGAAAGCTTGGAAAAGGACAGTTTTCATTGATTATTTTCACAGTTTTCATCATTATCTTGGCCGccgttttgtaacatttttgaATAAATTACACAAACTTACACCGATTTTATTATAAACAGAGAAACTTAACCtgacaaaagaaatgaaaGGTTCAAGCAAGACCCAAAGATCAGTAATCAGACTTTCTATCGGTTCCCCTGTGGTTATGGTGGACGGAAAGCTATCGAATAGCCTTGAGGCATATAAACTTGATGTGAATGAAGACCCAAGTGTTGTCATAATAGGGAAGGGTAGAGCTGGCGTGTTCTACGGTATTCAGACCCTCCTTGGGATTATTGATACAAACAGTAAGTATTCGTATATTTTAAGTGGAAGGTACATCAGAGCGAGGCTCCAAATCGAGTGCGCGtgcaggggcgtgtctagagaaaacCGATCTCCATCCGGGGTGGGGTCCTGAGCAGTATTTCATTTGCCACGGATCGAATCAGCATCAAATCGGAGCAAATCAGCATCCTTAGCAACCGGAGTCGAGCTCATAATCTCGTCACATGGGCAGGGTTGGGTCAGGACCCCCCCCCTGTGCCCCCCCTGTGCCCCCCCCTGTGCCCCCCTGTGCCCCCCTGTGCCCcccctgtgcccccccccctgtgcCCCCCCCTGTGCCCACCCCTGTGCCCCCCCCTGTGCCCCCCCGTCCCATCTTTCCCAGTGGACACGCGCTTGACATGTgggtattgttagtaagcacttcAGGAGGGCTTTCAACATCCCAAGTTGTTTCTATATTATTTCAGGTTTATTCTTATTGATCAATGTACGAAACTGACAAAATTGTCAGGGAGAGAAATGAATGAAATcttgaagaagaaaaaaaatcgcatCATTTTAGAACTAATCATTGTTGTCTCTCTATGTTTCCTTATTCTATCCCTAAATGTTTGAATACCATCTAAACTTATCCTTGTTGTTACTGTTTCCCTTATTCCTCCCTAAATCTTTGCGTAACCACCTTAACTCATCCATGttgtttctttgtttccaCTTTTCCTCCTTAAATGTTTGCGTACCACCTTTGCTTATCGTTGCTGTTTCTCCATGTTTCCCCCTAGATTCCATTCCTAGCATATTGACAATAAGAGACTCCCCCAGATATGAGTATCGCGGTATGCATCTCGATGTTGGCCGGAACTTCAAGACGAAAGAGACCGTTAAGAGACTCCTGGACGCCATGGCAACCTACAAGTTGAATAAGTTTCACTTTCACTTAACTGAGGACGAGGGATGGAGACTTGAAATCCCTGGGCTGGAAGAACTCACTTCGGTAGTTAATAATAAAAccttttctttatctttttgGCAAAAGAAAAGggcaaagcaaaaaaaagtaGACCGTTCTTCTTTATTTGGAAGCGATTGTTCCCTTTTGTGTAAAATCATGTGACTTCTGGCCCGATTTATTGGAATCGgggatcataaaaaaaaagcatatgAAGAACCAGGGACGGATCTAGCTTTTAGCTAAGAtcggctcagtgacaaaggggggagggggggtattttttttgttacatatggctttcttgCGGCTCAAAAGGGGGgattaaaccccctaaaccctccccctagatccgctactgagaACATCCGAGAAAACTTTCTCTCTTATAGGTGGTCACAATCACAATTTTCTTCCGATTacaagtcacaaaatttgcaATTCCCGCGGTACGACCAGGTTTTCCACATAAGGAATTGATTAGTTTTCTTATATGGAGTCCCTTGTGGATGGGTGACTCCATCTGGCTGCAACTccctggcggccaaaaagtgcgTCATTTCGTATTAAGAAATATCATGCGTTTTCCACATGATCCTATGActgccctccccccctcccctcagccaatcctgggtacgtgcctgttatattgtttttaattattcAGGTGGGTTCTAAGCGCTGTCACGAACTCAAGGAGCAGGAGTGTCTGCTCCCTCAGCTCGGCTCGGACCCAAACGGATCTAAGGTCAAGCAGTTTTACAGCGTGCTCGATTACAAAGAGATCTTGGAGTACGCCGAGAAAAGACACATCGAAGTTATACCAGAGATCGATATGCCAGGTATGGAGCATATGATTTTGAACAATAAGAGTATTTTAGTTATTATTTCTTAGTAAATTTAGTTTCAAATTGTGCGTCTTAAATGCAACGCGCTAATCTTTAAAATAAGTAGAATAAggaatctaaaaaaattctaattGGATTATTAGAAAGCTCGATCAAAGGGAGAAGTAGAAccagcggatctaggggggaggggttagggggCCCTTTGGGTTgtcagaaagccatatgttaCAAAAACATCCCCTGTCCCCCTTGgtcactgagccaaccccccccacccctccccctttagcaaatagctagatccgcccctgaggAGGAATTTCATTGGTTTGTATTGGGTATTCGTTCTAGCGGTTTATGCTTAATAAATCTTGTAgggaaattttattttcacacATGAATGCCCAATTGTTTTCAGCTCATAGTCGTGCAGCCATAAAGGCGATGGAGGCGCGCTACCAAAGATTTAAAAAGATCGGTGATGACAACAAAGCTCAGAAATATCTGCTTACAGAACCAGGTGATCCCTCGCGATACATTTCCGTTCAATGGTTCACCGACAACGCAATAAACCCATGCATGGAATCCACATACACTTTTGTGAAACACGTGGTCAAAGAGATAGTGCGGATGCACCAACATTTCCAAAAGCTAAAGATGTTTCACTTTGGCGGCGATGAAGTAGCCCACGGCGCTTGGACCAACTCCACCGCGTGCAAAAATTTTGCGAGAAGACTTGGTCTGAAGTTCTCTTCTGCGGATATTGTTGACAAGTTAAAGGAATACTTTGTCCAGAGAGTCGCGAATATCACAAAGGATGAAAGCCTGGATCTTGGAGGCTGGGAGGACGGAATGCTAGGCCCAAAGTTTGTACCGTATGACAGGGAAAGTATCAAGAGCTCCCAAGTGTTTGCTTACGCGTGGAGAGGAGGGGGTCAACGCGCGTATAATCTCGCTAACGCTGGTTATAAGGTGAGAATCGAGTTTGGAAACAGGGGCGTAAACTGTTTACTGGAGGGTAGTATGTGTGTCCCCTGCCCCCATGGCTCTTGGTACGCGCCTAAGGAAGGTGATAGGGGAATGGGCGGCTCTAGGTACGCGCCTAAGGAAGGTGATAGGGGAATGGGCGGCTCTAGGTACGCGCCTAAGGAAGGTGATAGGGGAATGGGCGGCTCTAGGTACGTGCCTAAGTAAGGTGATAGGGGAATGGGCGGCTCTAGGTACGCGCCTAAGGAAGGTGATAGGGGAATGGGCGGCTCTTGGTACGCGCCTAAGGAAGGTGATAAGGGAATGGGCGGCTCTTGGTACGCGCCTAAGGAAGGTGATAGGGGAATGGGCGGCTCTAGGTACGTGCCTAAGGAAGGTGATAGGGGAATGGGCGGCTCTAGGTACGCGCCTAAGGAAGGTGATAGGGGACCTCGCATACAGCTGCAGCCCTTGCTGC carries:
- the LOC5518616 gene encoding beta-hexosaminidase → MESMNMLLVLFMVTVLCCVKVKSISQDEVDEIGQSLRIKYDVLDNFIDADKKYLARVTLSNTGRLNITRGNWGLYFCSIRIIEPDHLPHNPSGYVIPGGSGIKVTHVNGCLHKLEPTSAFKGVATGRELVLEFKVKYFAVARTDIPPNWYIAAPSLKPQIINNTAGGALDFVGDFKTPRQYKRCTVDKYHPYSPEERYDKVDIEDLGEAPLLLVPSPVSITGPCGTSRVVLNESEWRIVYDEPLTEEAEYLAEKLNLTKEMKGSSKTQRSVIRLSIGSPVVMVDGKLSNSLEAYKLDVNEDPSVVIIGKGRAGVFYGIQTLLGIIDTNNSIPSILTIRDSPRYEYRGMHLDVGRNFKTKETVKRLLDAMATYKLNKFHFHLTEDEGWRLEIPGLEELTSVGSKRCHELKEQECLLPQLGSDPNGSKVKQFYSVLDYKEILEYAEKRHIEVIPEIDMPAHSRAAIKAMEARYQRFKKIGDDNKAQKYLLTEPGDPSRYISVQWFTDNAINPCMESTYTFVKHVVKEIVRMHQHFQKLKMFHFGGDEVAHGAWTNSTACKNFARRLGLKFSSADIVDKLKEYFVQRVANITKDESLDLGGWEDGMLGPKFVPYDRESIKSSQVFAYAWRGGGQRAYNLANAGYKVILSQATHLYFDHPYEPEPEERGYYWAARFTDTRKTFGYLPEDLYANVKVTKWGEPLDRTALCKEPNSCPPLNKTENILGMTGALWTETVRTADQMDSMVFPRLLALAERAWHKASWEDVKEEEERNRKEKEDWEKFANFLGYKELGRLDKMGIKYHIPVPGARVDGSKVKVRTVLPGLPVHFSTDGEVTWLNITDSTRVTGKVKLATRSADGLRLSRSIDFTVESSASKRVSNFVFAFSVVLFTRMISQ